From Brassica oleracea var. oleracea cultivar TO1000 chromosome C3, BOL, whole genome shotgun sequence, a single genomic window includes:
- the LOC106328435 gene encoding ADP-ribosylation factor 1 codes for MGLSFGKLFSKLFAKKEMRILMVGLDAAGKTTILYKLKLGEIVTTIPTIGFNVETVEYKNISFTVWDVGGQDKIRPLWRHYFQNTQGLIFVVDSNDRDRVVEARDELHRMLNEDELRDAVLLVFANKQDLPNAMNAAEITDKLGLHSLRQRHWYIQSTCATSGEGLYEGLDWLSNNIANKA; via the exons ATGGGGCTGTCATTCGGGAAGCTGTTCAGCAAGCTGTTTGCGAAGAAAGAGATGAGAATTCTGATGGTGGGACTCGATGCAGCTGGTAAGACGACCATCCTCTACAAGCTCAAACTTGGTGAGATCGTCACCACTATCCCAACCATTG GTTTCAATGTTGAAACTGTGGAATACAAGAACATTAGCTTTACCGTCTGGGATGTCGGGGGTCAGGACAAG ATCCGCCCATTGTGGAGACACTACTTCCAGAACACACAGGGACTTATCTTTGTTGTGGACAGCAACGATCGTGACCGTGTTGTTGAAGCCAGGGACGAGCTTCACAGGATGTTGAACGAG GATGAGTTGAGGGATGCAGTTCTGCTTGTCTTTGCTAACAAGCAAGATCTTCCCAACGCAATGAACGCTGCTGAGATTACTGACAAGCTTGGCCTTCACTCTCTCCGCCAACGACACTG GTACATTCAGAGCACATGTGCCACCTCTGGAGAAGGACTCTACGAGGGACTTGACTGGCTCTCCAACAACATCGCAAACAAG GCATAG
- the LOC106329983 gene encoding uncharacterized protein LOC106329983: MLNQAEVDEKFGFHPKCERVQLIHLSFADDILVFTDGTEESLNGVLTMMDQFASMLGLQINATKSTIFAAGPNSLLLNHAASAKCIQVDQLPIRYLGMPLTSKIWSKTDYEPLIDQLRKKFLSWTHGDLSFAGRLRLIKTAVTSTVNFWSSAFLSPKGCLDTIESMCSAFLWSGSPTVTHKAKVAWKDVCSSKEEGGLGSLGSWAWRKLLKLRPLAYDCLRYEVNNGRSIYFWLDNWLGTGRLLDETGETGIGCLGVLRSATISDVVCESGWKIHTRGQRRFPKVYAKLNARQLPNQHSGEDIVLWRAGPDDFKASFSSAKTWNYLRDKRTEVVWRKLAWFPQDVPRHAFMVWLAFRDRLTIGDRMKSWGIEQCCMLCGEKNETRDHLFFACPYSFTRMMFQTVIYYVWKERNSQRHGGVWVTTKKLTRTIDKQIRNRISSLCYIKDHPLEGLMSRWFEVF; encoded by the exons ATGTTGAATCAGGCTGAAGTCGATGAAAAATTTGGGTTTCATCCTAAGTGCGAGAGAGTTCAGCTTATCCACCTAAGCTTTGCAGACGACATTCTGGTCTTCACTGACGGTACTGAAGAATCGCTGAACGGAGTGTTGACAATGATGGATCAGTTTGCAAGTATGTTGGGCCTTCAGATCAATGCCACCAAGTCAACAATCTTTGCTGCTGGTCCGAATAGCCTCCTACTTAATCATGCTGCGAGTGCGAAATGCATCCAGGTTGATCAACTGCCTATTCGTTATCTAGGCATGCCTTTGACATCTAAGATTTGGAGCAAAACAGACTATGAGCCGTTAATAGATCAGCTTCGCAAAAAGTTCTTGTCTTGGACACATGGAGATCTTTCTTTCGCAGGACGGTTACGGCTAATCAAAACCGCTGTCACCAGTACTGTGAACTTCTGGAGCTCCGCTTTTCTATCACCCAAAGGCTGTCTTGATACTATTGAAAGCATGTGCAGCGCTTTCCTGTGGTCAGGATCGCCAACAGTCACTCATAAAGCAAAAGTTGCATGGAAAGATGTTTGCTCTTCTAAGGAAGAAGGAGGGCTGG GCTCCCTTGGCTCTTGGGCTTGGCGAAAGCTTCTAAAATTGCGGCCCTTGGCATATGATTGCTTGAGGTATGAGGTGAATAATGGGAGATCAATCTACTTTTGGCTAGATAATTGGCTGGGAACAGGAAGACTGTTGGATGAAACCGGGGAGACTGGTATAGGGTGTTTGGGGGTCCTTAGGTCTGCTACTATCTCTGATGTAGTCTGTGAGTCTGGTTGGAAGATCCATACTAGAGGGCAAAGGCGGTTCCCTAAAGTCTACGCAAAACTGAATGCAAGGCAACTGCCTAACCAACACTCTGGGGAGGACATCGTGCTTTGGAGAGCTGGTCCCGACGACTTCAAAGCCTCTTTCTCTTCCGCTAAGACCTGGAATTATCTGCGAGACAAAAGAACTGAGGTTGTGTGGAGGAAGTTAGCTTGGTTTCCTCAGGATGTACCCCGACATGCCTTTATGGTCTGGCTTGCATTTAGAGATCGACTGACTATTGGTGATAGAATGAAGAGCTGGGGTATTGAGCAATGCTGTATGCTTTGTGGAGAGAAGAACGAAACTAGGGACCACCTGTTCTTTGCTTGTCCGTACTCTTTCACG AGGATGATGTTTCAGACAGTCATATACTATGTTTGGAAAGAACGTAACTCGCAGAGGCATGGAGGTGTTTGGGTCACGACGAAGAAGCTCACCCGTACCATTGATAAGCAGATTAGGAACCGGATATCATCTCTTTGCTATATCAAGGATCATCCGCTAGAGGGGCTAATGAGTAGATGGTTTGAAGTTTTCTAG